The following proteins are co-located in the Candidatus Planktophila lacus genome:
- a CDS encoding sensor histidine kinase → MWRREKSLAERDERELPELLLRTLSQLDGASLILAPGEIAIYANSEAENLGVLKDGRIQSEELLASVRVVRRTNLKQTGTVEIARGPIGEGKREITVNVIPLSEDNLVLVLLRDESEAQRVHEVRRDFVANISHELKTPIGALSLLSEAVLGAKDDSEAVTKFASRMQIEAKRLTDLVQEIIQLSRVQDSDPLQEAQLLSVNDLLKEALDQCRTTADSRAISLTFAESIDSRVLGDREQLTMAVHNLIENAVNYSPPNTQVSVSTSIDKDIVTISVADQGIGIADAEIERIFERFYRVDPARSRETGGTGLGLSIVKHIVSKHGGEISVWSSENVGSTFSIRLPIQSIKEDEA, encoded by the coding sequence ATGTGGCGCCGCGAGAAGAGTTTGGCCGAACGTGATGAGCGTGAACTGCCTGAGTTATTGCTTAGAACCCTAAGCCAACTCGATGGCGCCAGCCTGATTCTCGCCCCGGGTGAGATCGCTATCTACGCCAATTCCGAAGCTGAGAATTTAGGCGTTTTAAAAGATGGTCGGATTCAGAGCGAAGAGCTACTTGCTTCGGTTCGAGTTGTTCGTCGCACAAATTTAAAGCAAACCGGAACCGTTGAAATTGCGCGGGGACCAATCGGTGAAGGAAAGCGCGAGATCACAGTCAATGTGATTCCACTTTCCGAAGACAACTTAGTCTTGGTCCTACTTCGCGATGAAAGTGAAGCACAACGTGTTCATGAAGTTCGTAGAGATTTTGTTGCAAATATTTCACACGAACTAAAGACGCCCATTGGCGCGCTCTCTTTACTTAGTGAGGCAGTGCTCGGCGCAAAAGATGACTCAGAAGCGGTGACTAAGTTTGCAAGCCGAATGCAAATTGAAGCAAAACGATTAACAGATCTAGTTCAAGAGATTATTCAGCTCTCCCGAGTTCAAGATTCTGACCCGTTGCAAGAAGCGCAATTACTTTCAGTTAATGACTTGCTCAAAGAGGCGTTAGATCAATGTCGAACCACCGCTGATTCTCGTGCAATCTCTCTAACATTTGCAGAGAGTATTGATAGTAGAGTTTTGGGAGACCGCGAGCAGCTAACTATGGCGGTTCATAATTTGATTGAGAATGCAGTTAATTACTCACCACCAAATACACAGGTTTCGGTGAGTACAAGTATCGATAAAGATATCGTGACGATTTCAGTGGCTGATCAAGGAATTGGCATTGCGGATGCTGAAATTGAAAGAATATTTGAACGTTTCTATCGCGTTGATCCAGCCAGGTCGCGCGAAACAGGTGGAACCGGCTTGGGTCTATCAATTGTTAAGCACATCGTTTCAAAGCATGGCGGAGAAATTTCGGTGTGGAGTTCAGAGAATGTAGGAAGCACATTCTCAATCCGGCTTCCAATTCAATCAATTAAAGAGGATGAAGCATGA
- the phoU gene encoding phosphate signaling complex protein PhoU, with translation MPLIRSVFQDELDGVSQTLFELSVMVSDSMAKATRAIMEKNLQLAEEVISYDENIDTVQHDLDARIIDIIARQQPVASDLRALVTALRMSADLERMGDLAHHVAKVVRLRHPAPAVPDAVVNLIEAMGVAAEKIATKTGVVISTRDTVMAAQVEKDDDEMDLLHRQLISALIAPTWEHGVETAIDLTLLGRYYERYADHAVSVSRRVIFLVTGKFA, from the coding sequence ATGCCTTTAATTAGATCTGTATTCCAAGACGAGCTAGATGGCGTCTCCCAAACTCTCTTCGAACTAAGCGTCATGGTCTCTGACTCAATGGCTAAAGCAACTCGCGCCATCATGGAGAAGAATCTGCAGCTTGCCGAAGAAGTTATTTCTTACGATGAGAATATTGACACCGTCCAACACGATTTAGATGCACGCATTATCGACATCATTGCGCGCCAACAACCAGTGGCGTCAGATCTTCGTGCACTTGTTACCGCACTTCGCATGTCAGCAGACCTTGAACGTATGGGAGATCTTGCACACCACGTTGCCAAGGTAGTCCGTCTGCGCCACCCAGCCCCTGCCGTGCCTGATGCAGTTGTTAATTTGATTGAAGCTATGGGCGTTGCCGCCGAGAAGATTGCAACAAAGACCGGAGTTGTTATTTCAACTCGCGACACTGTGATGGCTGCCCAGGTTGAAAAAGATGATGACGAAATGGATTTGCTCCATCGTCAATTGATTTCAGCGCTAATCGCTCCAACTTGGGAACACGGAGTTGAAACTGCGATTGATTTAACATTACTGGGTCGTTACTACGAGAGATATGCAGATCATGCTGTATCAGTTTCACGTCGCGTAATCTTTTTGGTAACTGGAAAGTTTGCCTAA
- the pstC gene encoding phosphate ABC transporter permease subunit PstC → MSQTTTIPSPRELSTEPRRSDKVFRGVVTSGGLSSLVILGLIALFLFYRGYEVLREEGLSFITSPEWTITLDESANVVESNFGLSAMLVGTILCSLVAVVIAVPISVFSALFLNFYAPQWMKKILVAIIDMMAAFPSILFGIWGFLVLMPSVEYWGKLINKYLGWIPIFQVEPYFFTRSPFVAGVVLAIMIIPIITSVSREIFAQAPLDRIQAAFALGATRWTMIKAVVIPHGRSGVVGGAMLGLGRAMGETVAVYTVLNIVFQINWYVLLGAGGNVASLIILKFGEASEYEIKALMAAGLVLFFLTLSVNAIANVIVKRTGKSGR, encoded by the coding sequence GTGTCACAAACGACCACGATTCCAAGCCCACGAGAACTTTCAACCGAACCCCGTCGTTCGGATAAGGTATTTCGTGGAGTTGTAACTAGTGGAGGTCTTTCTTCGCTAGTTATTTTGGGCTTGATCGCGCTCTTCTTGTTCTACCGCGGCTATGAAGTCTTGCGCGAAGAAGGCTTGAGTTTTATAACAAGTCCGGAATGGACCATCACACTGGATGAATCTGCCAACGTAGTCGAAAGTAATTTTGGGCTCTCTGCAATGCTAGTTGGAACCATTCTCTGCTCACTAGTTGCAGTTGTAATTGCAGTGCCAATTTCGGTTTTCTCAGCGCTTTTTTTGAACTTTTATGCACCGCAGTGGATGAAGAAGATCCTGGTTGCGATCATTGACATGATGGCCGCTTTTCCATCAATCCTCTTCGGTATTTGGGGCTTCTTGGTTTTAATGCCTAGCGTTGAATACTGGGGCAAGCTGATCAATAAGTACTTAGGTTGGATTCCGATCTTTCAGGTCGAACCTTACTTTTTCACACGCTCACCATTTGTTGCAGGCGTAGTTCTTGCAATCATGATCATTCCAATCATCACATCAGTTTCACGCGAAATATTTGCCCAAGCACCGCTTGATCGCATCCAAGCAGCCTTTGCTCTTGGCGCAACTCGTTGGACCATGATCAAGGCAGTTGTAATTCCGCATGGTCGTAGCGGTGTAGTGGGTGGAGCGATGCTTGGCCTCGGTCGCGCAATGGGAGAAACAGTTGCCGTATACACAGTGCTGAATATCGTCTTCCAGATTAACTGGTATGTATTGCTTGGTGCAGGTGGAAACGTTGCATCACTAATTATTCTAAAGTTTGGCGAAGCCAGCGAGTATGAAATCAAAGCTCTGATGGCTGCTGGCTTAGTGCTCTTCTTCCTCACTCTCTCAGTCAATGCGATTGCGAATGTAATTGTTAAGCGAACAGGAAAGTCGGGACGATGA
- the pstA gene encoding phosphate ABC transporter permease PstA — translation MSAVATPQKPWAKKPADRIRETSFLLGSLAFSYGFVAATEMKGKLAYGFIFFVAYAVLSSTYSFITRGAPAAKDAFVKTLVALGAVLTVLPISSILFTVLQKGLPGLHFGLLSNDMSMATSTDPIPTGGVLHAITGTLTLVALALVMSVPLGILTALYLTEIKGKFAGPIRFLVQAMSGVPSIVAGLFILSAVLYPITKGFSALMGALALTILMIPTIARTSEEVLLLIPNDLREAGTALGGTQWRTVAMIVLPAARSGLMTAVILGVARIAGETAPLLLLTGGGDKVNPNPFNGSVGSLPYYIWKAFNAGSPEAITRAWAGLLVLMVLVLLLFTLARALTSRKVS, via the coding sequence ATGAGCGCAGTAGCTACTCCGCAGAAGCCTTGGGCTAAGAAGCCGGCTGATCGAATTCGCGAGACTTCATTTCTTCTTGGATCGCTAGCTTTCTCATATGGATTTGTTGCCGCAACAGAGATGAAAGGAAAGTTGGCCTACGGATTTATCTTCTTCGTAGCCTATGCAGTGCTTTCATCAACTTACTCATTCATAACAAGAGGCGCACCAGCTGCCAAAGATGCTTTCGTTAAAACACTTGTTGCCTTGGGCGCCGTTTTAACGGTCCTTCCGATAAGCAGCATTCTCTTTACAGTGCTTCAAAAAGGCTTGCCAGGCCTTCACTTCGGATTGCTCAGCAACGACATGTCGATGGCTACTTCAACAGATCCAATTCCAACAGGTGGCGTCTTACACGCAATCACCGGAACGCTAACTTTGGTTGCGCTTGCATTGGTTATGAGCGTTCCCCTTGGAATTTTGACAGCTCTCTATCTAACTGAAATTAAGGGAAAATTTGCTGGACCAATTAGATTCTTGGTTCAAGCAATGTCGGGTGTTCCTTCAATTGTCGCCGGCCTCTTTATTCTTTCTGCCGTTCTCTATCCAATAACAAAAGGCTTTTCTGCTTTGATGGGCGCACTAGCGCTAACCATCTTGATGATTCCAACGATTGCTCGAACATCAGAAGAAGTTTTATTGCTTATTCCAAATGATCTCCGTGAAGCCGGGACAGCTTTAGGCGGAACTCAGTGGCGCACGGTTGCAATGATCGTTCTTCCAGCAGCGCGAAGTGGCTTGATGACTGCAGTGATTTTGGGTGTTGCTCGTATCGCCGGCGAAACCGCACCGCTCTTGTTGTTAACAGGTGGTGGGGACAAGGTAAATCCAAATCCATTTAACGGCTCGGTCGGATCTCTTCCTTATTACATCTGGAAAGCCTTTAACGCCGGTTCTCCTGAAGCGATTACACGCGCTTGGGCCGGTCTCTTAGTTCTGATGGTCCTTGTTCTACTTCTCTTCACTTTGGCTCGTGCACTAACTTCACGAAAGGTTTCCTAA